CCGGTCGATCGCGACGCCCCAGCCCATCGCGGGGCTGTCGAGCATCAGCTCAAGGCCCTGGTTGAGCTTCTCCCGGTTGGACAGCAGATCGTCCAGGTCGCTCTTGCCGATGATCGACCTCAGCGACGTCTGCGACATCTGCGAGACCGCGAACCTGTAGTCCTCCACCGCCACCAGCGCGTCCGCCGCGTCGACCACCTTGAAGTACACGACCGCGTCCACCCTCACGGTGACGTTGTCCCGGGTGATGCCCTCCTGCGCGGGCACCGGCATCGTGACGATCTGCATGTTGACCTTGTGGAGGCGCTCGGCGATCGGCACGATCATCGTGAATCCGGGGGAGCGCACCTCGCTGCGCAGCCGGCCGAAGCGGAAGACGACCCCGCGCTCGTACTGCTTCACCACCCGCGCTGCCGCGCCCGCGTACACCACGGCCGCCGCGGCCGCGCCGGCCACCGCCATCAACAGCTCTTCGATCATCACGGCCCCCTGGAATCGAGCCGAACGGTACAAAAAGGGTATTCCCCTACAGCCAGCCCGCGAACTCCAGGAGCAGCTCGGCATCCTGCCGCCGCCCCGCCGTGAGCGCCCGCGTCCCCGACTCGACCGCGCGGAACAGGGTCCAGCCGCGCAGCCGCTCCCGGTCCATGTCCAGGGAGTCCGCCAGCTTGTTCACCCGCCGCCGGGCCGTCGACGCGCCCGCGGAGGCACCCACCAGGTCCTCGACCCGGTCGCGGACGAGCCGTGCCAGGTCGTAGGCCCGCTCGCCGACGAGCGGCTCGGGCCCGACCGACAGCCACGGGGCCCGGTCACCGGCCAGCACCTTGCCCTGCCGGAAGCAGCCGTGCAGCAGCAGCGACTCCTCCGGGGCGGCCACCAGCTCCTCGCGGGCGGCGAGCGCCGCCGCCGTCAGCTCGGCGGTGGCCGGGTCCGTGCGGTGCTGCTCCATCGCCGTGGCCTGCCGTTCCGTCCGCTCGGCCACCGACTCGAAGCCGTGCCCGGCCGGCGGCTCGACCCAGAGCTTCCGTACGGTCCCGGCGGCCTCCAGGAGGGCCTTTGCCTCCGGCAGTGAGCGCAGCGACACCTCGGGGTGCAGCCGTTCGAGGACGAGCCCGCCCTCGGCCGTCTCGTCGACGAGCTTGACCGCGCCCCAGCCGTTCCAGTGCGCCAGCGCGTCCCGCTCCAGGTCGGGCCGGGCGAACGGCGGCGCGATCTTGAGGGCCGCGGGGGAGTCGTCGGGGCGCCGGACGAGGAGGACCAGACTGCTCCGCCCGCCGGGGGCCATGACCCGTTCGGCCTTCAGCGAGGCGTGGTCGAGCACGGTCCGCGCGTGCTCCGGCAGCGGCCCGAGCCACTCGGTGGCCGCGGTGTCGCCGTACGTCTCGCCGAGCGCCCGTACCAGTCGCTGCGGCGGTTCGAAAGCCATGCGTGCGTTGTCCTTCTGACGTTCGGTCTGGCGTGGGGTCGGCCCGCTCGGGGCCGGACTCACACCCGCTCGGCGAGCCCAGGAAAGGTTACGTCGCTGCCGCGCCAGCGGACCGCGCGTACCGCCGCCTCCCGCAGCGCGGCGGCCGCCTCGCGCCGCAGCGGGCCCTCGGCGGCCCGGACGAGGTCGGAGTACACCCCGGCCACCCGGTCCTCCAGAACGGCCGCGAGCCGCACGGCGGCGGCCTGGTCCGTGACCCGGAACGGCAGCCGGTAGGCGGCCGCGGCGACCGCGGGGGCGCCGCCGAGGTCGCGCACGGTCCGGCGCAGGCCGTCCCGGCGGGCCCGGTGCGCCTCGTACGCGGCGGTGGCCTCCGCGCGGCGCTCCGTACCGATCCGGCCGCCGACGACCCCGTACCCGTACACCGCCGCGTGTTCGGCGGCGAGGGCCGCCTGGGCGGCGTCGAGGGCGCTGCTCATGCCGGTGCTCCTTCGGTCAGCAGGTAGGCGTGCGCGGCGCCCGCCGCCGCCACGGAGGCGAGCAGCCGGGCGTACTCCGGAGGGGCGGTGAGCAGGGCGTCCGTGTGCCGGTCGGAGGCGGTGCGCTCGGCAGCCGCGAGCTCCTTGAGGGCCGCCCGGGGGTCCGCCGCGACCGGTACGGGTACCGGCCGCGGCGACACCGAAGCCGAGGCCGAGGCCGAAGGGGAGGGGGAGGAGGGCGAGATCGTCGCGGGTCCCACCGTCGTGCCGCCCTCGCCGAGGGCCTTCGCGTGCGCCGCCACCGAGCGTCGCAGCGGGGTCAGCCGGGTGGTCAGGGCGGGATGCGCGGCGAGCGCCGCGTCGTAACGTTCCAGCAGGGTCCGGGCCGTCGAGACCGAGCGGAGCCGCAGCGCCGCCTCGGCGCGCGCCACCCGTTCGGCCTCCAGCTCGGCGGCGCTCGGCCGCCGAGTTCCGTCGCCTTCGCCGGAGGAGGAGGTGCAGCCCACCAGGGCCGTGGCGCCCGCCGCCGCGCCCGCCCTGAGGAGTGCGCGCCTGCCCGTCGTCGTCACGCTCTCTCCCTCGTCCGTCGTCCGTCGTCGAAGATCGTCGAGATCACCGCAGGCGAGCGTACCCGCGGCCCCCGAGGCGGTGGACGGCAACACCCTCCGGGACCGGATACCCTTTGGTCTGACACGCGACGAAACCCACAACAGCACACGCGGCCGAGGAGTCACCCGGATGAGCACCACCCAGAGCGACAGGCTGCGCGGACTCCTTGAGCCGCTCGTCCACGCGAAGGACCTGGATCTGGAAGAGATCGAGGTGTCCCGGGCCGGCCGCCGTGGCCTGCTGCGCGTCGTCGTGGACTCGGAAGAGGGCGTGGAGCTCGACGTCTGTGCCGAGCTGAGCCGTGAGATCTCCGAGAAGCTCGACGAGACCGACGTGATGGGCGAGGGCGAGTACGTCCTCGAAGTCAGCTCCCCCGGCGCCGACCGCCCCCTGACCGAGCACCGCCACTACGTGCGGGCGACCGGTCGGCTGGCCAAGCTCCAGCTCGCCGAGGACGGCGAGCTCGTCGCCCGGATCCTCGCCGTGGACGAGGACGGCCTCGACCTCGAAGTGCCGGGTGTGAAGGGGCGCAAGCCCACCGCCCGTCGGGTCGAGTTCGCCGACATCGTCAAGGCGCGTGTCGAGATCGAGTTCAACCGCAAGGACAAGAAGGAAGAGGAGGCGTAGCCGTGGACATCGACGTGAAGCTGCTCAAGGGCTTGGCGAATGAGAAGGAGATCTCCTTCGACCTGCTGGTCGAGGCGATCGAGTCGGCCCTCCTCATCGCGTACCACCGCACCCCCGACGCCCGCCGCCACGCGCGCGTGGAGCTGAACCGGGCCACCGGCCACGTGACGGTGTGGGCGAAGGAAGACCCCTCCGATCTGGAGGAGGGCCAGGAGCCCAAGGACT
Above is a genomic segment from Streptomyces sp. NBC_00094 containing:
- a CDS encoding slipin family protein → MIEELLMAVAGAAAAAVVYAGAAARVVKQYERGVVFRFGRLRSEVRSPGFTMIVPIAERLHKVNMQIVTMPVPAQEGITRDNVTVRVDAVVYFKVVDAADALVAVEDYRFAVSQMSQTSLRSIIGKSDLDDLLSNREKLNQGLELMLDSPAMGWGVAIDRVEIKDVSLPETMKRSMARQAEADRERRARVINADAELQASKKLAQAAAVMSAQPAALQLRLLQTVMAVSAEKNSTLVLPIPVELLRFLERATPAPAAAGGVAAGTEPVTGTEPVTAPLSAAYLKGRADAAEVVADLTGASVEPVPTPDDTDR
- a CDS encoding aminoglycoside phosphotransferase family protein, with the translated sequence MAFEPPQRLVRALGETYGDTAATEWLGPLPEHARTVLDHASLKAERVMAPGGRSSLVLLVRRPDDSPAALKIAPPFARPDLERDALAHWNGWGAVKLVDETAEGGLVLERLHPEVSLRSLPEAKALLEAAGTVRKLWVEPPAGHGFESVAERTERQATAMEQHRTDPATAELTAAALAAREELVAAPEESLLLHGCFRQGKVLAGDRAPWLSVGPEPLVGERAYDLARLVRDRVEDLVGASAGASTARRRVNKLADSLDMDRERLRGWTLFRAVESGTRALTAGRRQDAELLLEFAGWL
- a CDS encoding ferritin-like domain-containing protein; the encoded protein is MSSALDAAQAALAAEHAAVYGYGVVGGRIGTERRAEATAAYEAHRARRDGLRRTVRDLGGAPAVAAAAYRLPFRVTDQAAAVRLAAVLEDRVAGVYSDLVRAAEGPLRREAAAALREAAVRAVRWRGSDVTFPGLAERV
- the rimP gene encoding ribosome maturation factor RimP, coding for MSTTQSDRLRGLLEPLVHAKDLDLEEIEVSRAGRRGLLRVVVDSEEGVELDVCAELSREISEKLDETDVMGEGEYVLEVSSPGADRPLTEHRHYVRATGRLAKLQLAEDGELVARILAVDEDGLDLEVPGVKGRKPTARRVEFADIVKARVEIEFNRKDKKEEEA